One stretch of Candidatus Binatia bacterium DNA includes these proteins:
- a CDS encoding cupin domain-containing protein — MSEYENLAPSRLAGMYNAVNHEFKRLQEALAGRRAEDRHVIKAKDWVWKTSGETIGLDFKKTHQVAYLVAPELGFNIYNFHAFVVEIPPGGQEGAYHSHGEAVKFYLKGRGREIIGDKVYEVEAGDAMFVPADVWHGTQNPYDEAFRFYAVAYTDIGVPLMRSVIFRSRKDLESDEFKKTAIAKPVRGNYERMDAWEMISARRALLKQLGRLEEEMERRRKLDRHHVKAAELNWEPSGRSTGMKERSGRRNAKVVSPEMGFNVHNFQSFFVEIDPGKSEGAYHSHSEALKLYVKGRGREIIGGKEYDVEAGDLVFIPANTWHGSQNPSTDEPLRFFAVTQGRRTPLAVQVPFKIREDLQD; from the coding sequence ATGAGCGAATACGAAAATCTGGCGCCGTCGAGGCTGGCGGGAATGTACAACGCCGTCAACCATGAGTTCAAAAGACTTCAGGAGGCGCTCGCCGGCAGGCGCGCCGAAGACCGCCACGTCATCAAAGCCAAAGATTGGGTGTGGAAAACATCGGGAGAAACGATCGGTCTCGACTTCAAGAAGACGCATCAGGTGGCTTATCTCGTCGCGCCGGAGCTTGGGTTCAACATTTATAACTTTCACGCCTTTGTCGTCGAGATCCCGCCGGGCGGGCAGGAGGGAGCGTATCATTCCCATGGCGAAGCGGTAAAATTTTACTTGAAGGGCCGCGGCAGGGAGATTATCGGAGACAAAGTGTATGAGGTAGAAGCCGGTGACGCCATGTTTGTCCCGGCCGATGTCTGGCACGGCACCCAGAACCCGTACGACGAGGCCTTTCGCTTTTACGCCGTGGCCTATACCGACATCGGCGTTCCGCTCATGCGCTCGGTGATATTCCGCTCGCGCAAGGACTTGGAAAGCGATGAGTTCAAGAAGACTGCCATTGCCAAGCCGGTACGAGGGAACTATGAGCGGATGGATGCCTGGGAAATGATCTCGGCGCGGCGCGCTCTCCTCAAGCAATTGGGCCGGCTGGAGGAAGAGATGGAGCGGCGGCGCAAGCTGGACCGCCACCACGTCAAGGCCGCGGAGCTAAACTGGGAGCCCTCCGGGCGCTCGACCGGCATGAAAGAGCGCTCCGGCCGGCGCAACGCCAAGGTGGTATCTCCCGAGATGGGCTTCAACGTCCACAATTTTCAATCCTTCTTCGTCGAGATCGATCCGGGAAAAAGCGAAGGCGCCTACCACAGCCACAGCGAGGCGTTGAAGCTTTACGTCAAGGGGCGGGGCCGGGAGATTATCGGCGGCAAGGAATACGACGTCGAGGCGGGAGATCTCGTCTTTATCCCCGCCAACACGTGGCACGGCAGCCAGAACCCGTCCACGGACGAGCCTTTGCGCTTTTTTGCCGTGACGCAGGGGCGCAGGACCCCTCTAGCGGTTCAGGTTCCTTTTAAAATACGCGAGGACTTGCAGGATTAA
- a CDS encoding aromatic ring-hydroxylating dioxygenase subunit alpha: MEGQTEIAEPSRNEADDLPLLGFRNYWYPAIGSRQVDKAPVAVRVLGDEIVLFRAEAKVSALADRCPHRGTKLSRGRIIFPGTLSCGYHGWTFNAQGECVGAIVEGPEALGPKKVCARVYPTEERFNLIWIYMGEGDPPPLEEDLPPELKEPDLFTFFAFTEWKCNWRYVEDNYPDMLHAFYVHRTSLEVLFNKLPVWGKMKMELLPDKKGIYVQGVGGSMQANYPGLGTFPRRLWWRVLARRSESRTAGADIRMPGYIVLNLRDPYFGVRMANLGWPVPVDENSTRHLNFIVTYPKNIIHKSLLTAWYHAYFWPMHRRFLFQDRRLLEVQDRSRETLSASDVGVINWRRLAPKIARQARSLASPAVNGAEEKSSDQGTALGGSERL, from the coding sequence GTGGAAGGTCAAACGGAGATCGCTGAGCCAAGCAGGAACGAAGCAGACGACTTGCCGTTGCTTGGCTTTCGCAACTACTGGTATCCGGCCATCGGCTCGCGGCAGGTAGACAAAGCGCCCGTCGCAGTCCGCGTGCTCGGCGACGAGATTGTCCTCTTTCGCGCCGAAGCAAAGGTGAGCGCGCTCGCCGATCGGTGCCCTCATCGGGGAACCAAGCTATCGCGCGGGCGTATTATCTTCCCCGGAACATTGAGCTGCGGTTACCACGGCTGGACCTTCAATGCGCAGGGCGAGTGCGTCGGCGCCATCGTCGAAGGCCCCGAAGCGCTCGGCCCAAAGAAGGTCTGCGCTCGCGTCTATCCGACCGAGGAGCGCTTCAACCTTATCTGGATCTACATGGGCGAAGGCGATCCGCCGCCTCTGGAAGAAGACTTGCCGCCCGAGCTGAAAGAACCGGATCTCTTCACGTTCTTTGCCTTCACGGAATGGAAATGCAACTGGCGTTACGTGGAGGATAACTATCCCGATATGCTCCACGCTTTTTACGTTCACCGCACATCCCTTGAGGTGCTTTTCAACAAGCTCCCCGTGTGGGGCAAGATGAAGATGGAGCTATTGCCGGACAAAAAGGGAATATACGTCCAGGGAGTGGGCGGCAGCATGCAAGCAAACTATCCCGGTCTCGGCACATTTCCGCGCCGCCTCTGGTGGCGGGTTCTCGCGCGCAGAAGCGAATCGCGAACCGCCGGCGCGGACATCCGCATGCCCGGTTACATCGTCCTGAATTTGCGAGACCCTTATTTCGGCGTCCGGATGGCCAATCTCGGCTGGCCGGTTCCGGTGGACGAAAATTCCACGCGCCATCTCAACTTCATCGTCACCTACCCCAAGAACATCATCCACAAGTCGCTGCTTACGGCTTGGTACCATGCCTACTTCTGGCCGATGCACCGCCGTTTCCTTTTCCAGGACAGACGCCTGCTCGAGGTCCAGGATCGCAGCCGAGAGACGCTTTCAGCCAGCGACGTGGGCGTCATCAACTGGCGCCGTCTCGCCCCGAAGATTGCGCGCCAGGCCCGTTCATTGGCCAGCCCCGCCGTCAACGGCGCGGAAGAAAAATCTTCAGACCAAGGTACTGCGCTGGGAGGGAGCGAACGGCTTTAG
- a CDS encoding NAD(P)-dependent oxidoreductase, whose protein sequence is MRIVVTGGSGKIGAYVIRELSAGHTVTVFDRLPPADAKDAQWIRGNIEEFDEVVQALAGADAVVHLAGIPIPGKVPDHVLFRTNTLGTYNVHEACYRLGIKRVVSTSSGAVLGWTYGERELIPKYLPIDEDHPVSPHDPYGMSKLCGEEIARAYALKCGMEAIALRPPRVLFPDGAEQLREQGGTRPKKFDLCGYIDARDLAGAYRRAVELPDLGASVFFVAADDSTAAEPLCEILPRLMPVLGDMAKTLTGDRPGVTNERAKRSLQWQPRYSWRRGD, encoded by the coding sequence GTGAGAATCGTTGTCACCGGCGGCTCCGGTAAAATCGGGGCCTATGTTATCCGTGAGCTGAGCGCCGGCCATACCGTTACAGTTTTTGATCGGCTGCCTCCAGCCGATGCCAAAGACGCTCAATGGATCAGGGGCAACATTGAGGAGTTCGACGAAGTCGTTCAAGCATTGGCCGGCGCCGATGCGGTTGTCCACCTGGCCGGGATCCCCATACCCGGCAAAGTCCCCGACCATGTTCTTTTCCGCACCAATACGCTCGGCACTTACAACGTGCACGAAGCCTGCTATCGCTTGGGCATCAAGCGCGTCGTTTCAACCAGCAGCGGCGCCGTTCTCGGTTGGACCTATGGAGAGCGGGAACTGATCCCCAAATATTTGCCGATTGACGAAGACCACCCGGTGAGCCCTCATGATCCGTACGGGATGTCCAAGTTATGCGGAGAAGAAATCGCGCGGGCCTACGCTCTCAAGTGCGGTATGGAGGCGATCGCGCTCCGTCCGCCCAGGGTTCTGTTCCCGGACGGGGCCGAGCAACTGAGGGAGCAAGGGGGAACCCGCCCAAAAAAATTTGATCTTTGCGGGTACATTGACGCGCGCGATCTCGCCGGCGCTTACCGTCGAGCCGTAGAACTCCCTGACCTTGGTGCCAGCGTATTCTTTGTCGCCGCAGACGACAGCACCGCTGCCGAGCCCCTGTGCGAGATCCTCCCGCGTCTCATGCCTGTTCTGGGAGACATGGCGAAAACATTGACCGGAGACCGGCCGGGTGTGACCAACGAGCGCGCCAAGCGATCGCTTCAGTGGCAGCCGCGTTATTCGTGGCGCAGGGGAGATTGA
- a CDS encoding UbiD family decarboxylase produces MTDQYGTLKEWVESCRKTGGVVEVGGIHWDREMGVLAQLARRQHQGPAFLFDRIPDYEAGHRVLVNTLGSTRRLALTLRLGEASGHRELCAQWKAKWNELKLVAPRRVTDGPVLENRLVGGEVDLGIFPAPRWHELDGGRYLGTGCVVILKDPDSGWINLGTYRIQLQGRKEVTCFIGATHHGAMIREKYARRGESCPVAIVLGADPLFLLCAGSLGVPQNKSEYEYAGAIRGEAIPVIEGEVTGLPIPAEAEVVLEGEFDFTERRTEGPFGEFTGYYASGQREEALVHVKGTYYSSRPILLGSPPTRPPNESTFIQSILLSGALEEELKGAGIPAVEGVWCHEVGAARMLIVVAIQQRYPGHAKQALVAASNTYTGILSKIVIVVDDDVDITDLEEVMWAVCTRIDPARDVEILRRCPSNYLDPAVAPGQPTMTSRLLIDGTRPYEWRERFAPVISLDKEAELKVRERWGHILALDK; encoded by the coding sequence ATGACTGATCAATACGGCACGCTAAAGGAATGGGTGGAGTCCTGCCGCAAGACGGGCGGCGTCGTCGAAGTCGGCGGAATCCATTGGGACCGCGAGATGGGCGTATTGGCCCAGCTCGCGCGGAGACAACATCAAGGGCCCGCCTTTCTCTTCGACCGCATCCCCGACTACGAAGCCGGCCACCGCGTGCTGGTAAATACTTTAGGATCGACTCGAAGGCTTGCCCTTACCTTGCGCCTTGGCGAGGCTTCCGGCCATCGGGAGCTCTGCGCGCAATGGAAAGCCAAGTGGAACGAGTTAAAGTTGGTCGCGCCGCGGCGGGTTACAGATGGCCCAGTTTTGGAAAATCGACTCGTCGGCGGCGAAGTGGACCTCGGTATCTTTCCCGCTCCCCGGTGGCATGAGCTGGACGGCGGACGCTATCTCGGCACCGGCTGCGTCGTTATTTTGAAAGATCCGGACTCGGGCTGGATCAATTTAGGTACTTACAGGATTCAGCTCCAGGGCAGGAAAGAGGTGACCTGCTTCATCGGCGCAACGCACCACGGCGCCATGATCCGTGAGAAATACGCCCGGCGCGGTGAATCCTGTCCGGTTGCAATCGTGCTCGGAGCCGATCCTCTTTTTCTGCTCTGCGCGGGTTCCTTAGGCGTTCCGCAAAATAAAAGCGAATACGAGTACGCCGGCGCCATCCGTGGAGAAGCAATCCCGGTAATAGAGGGGGAAGTGACCGGTCTCCCGATTCCTGCCGAGGCCGAAGTCGTCTTGGAGGGTGAATTCGATTTTACCGAGCGCCGGACCGAAGGTCCTTTCGGCGAGTTTACCGGTTACTATGCATCGGGGCAGCGCGAGGAAGCGCTCGTCCACGTGAAGGGGACCTATTACAGTTCCCGGCCGATTCTGTTGGGATCGCCACCCACCCGCCCGCCCAACGAAAGCACATTCATCCAATCGATCCTTCTTTCCGGAGCGCTCGAAGAGGAGCTCAAAGGCGCCGGGATTCCGGCTGTCGAAGGCGTCTGGTGCCACGAGGTCGGCGCCGCGCGGATGCTCATCGTCGTCGCCATCCAGCAGCGCTATCCCGGCCACGCCAAACAAGCTCTGGTCGCGGCGTCCAACACTTACACCGGCATTCTGAGCAAGATCGTCATCGTGGTCGACGACGACGTTGACATCACCGATCTGGAGGAAGTGATGTGGGCGGTGTGCACGAGGATCGATCCGGCGCGCGATGTCGAAATCCTGCGCCGCTGCCCGAGCAACTATCTCGACCCGGCGGTCGCTCCGGGGCAACCGACGATGACTTCGAGGCTGCTCATCGACGGCACCAGACCCTACGAATGGCGCGAACGATTCGCCCCCGTGATCTCGCTGGACAAAGAGGCAGAACTCAAGGTGCGTGAGAGATGGGGTCACATTCTCGCGTTGGACAAATGA